The nucleotide window AGAAACGGTGTGTTTAACCTGACGATGCCTTCAAGCAGTCGATGGTAGGTAAGCTTTTTGTGAACCAAAAGTTTTTTATCAGCTTGCTTGCAACGGTTGGCTTGACCTGAGAGTTTCGAAATTACAGGAGGACGGACACTGGAAAGGAAGAGAAAGTGAGATGTCACGGATTGTCTGTCTTCTGTGTTTGGCCTTTTCACCAACCTTATCGACTCGACCACCATCCCGCACGCACACTACAGAAAGTCTATAGTATAccataatcttttaatttaatattaataattgaGGAAACATAGATTTCTATGCATGGGAATGTCACTTCAACTATCATGTCGTCTGACACATAATATCACACGTTCGGTAGTCGTCATTTCACTAAACTCTATGTTAAGTCAAATCAAAACTTGCACCCAACTTAGAGTACTGTCCTAACTCGTAACTATTAGACGTTTTTTGGTTTTATCGATAATAATATAAGAGACGATGAAATGTGAACGTAGTTTCCTAAATTGTAGATCTTGATCGCCATTAACTTAGAGCTAGGTTAAAGCCTGCTATCGAAAAATTTGCTATGCTTTACGGAGTGTTTTCAAGATATCTTCCTCGTGAATTACGACACTTTTTATTCTAAACAAAGGAAAAAAACGCAATTAAGAGAAAAAGTGATCAGGAGTAGTGAGTTCTTTAGCCAGCTGTGAAGTGTTGTTGTTCACTTAACAGCTGTTGTGTAGCTAATCGCCAACCTGGTtatctcttttactttcttttgtTCCCATCCCAATCTATTTATAATAGATTCTATGGACCTATATGTGGTTTgtgtttatattttcaattggctttcttttctttaaaaagAAGTTGAGGAGATATGAAGCTAAAAATCAGTTTTAACCTCGTCCTTGTATTTGTCATTATTCTCAATTTGTGTGAATAGTAATACTTAAACATATACATGTAAATTGATAGGTAATTGATATTTCGGTTATATGCAGAACCGAATAGATATTGATCAAACATGTGTTTGGAGCCGCAAATATGTAAAAGTTCCCAATTTTCTAATGATACTAATTCAGTTAAGAGGACGTAGTATAtgtaaaagtttataaatattttcatagttTGTTAATTACTGGGTCAGAAATGAATTGTATGCTTTGAAACCCTAAACATTCAGGGCCGATTCTATTTATATGAGGTCAAATGTTACATTTGTTTATAAGAGCACCTCGACTTCAAAATATTACTTTACATAGAATACATGTTCACTCCACAAATAATATATTGCGAAAAGAATCTCCCACTTTCGGATAAAATCTTAAATATGTACCTGAGTTATCCGAACATATTCGGTATAATACATCAAGGAATTGGTGGAATATTAGGTGATATGATTACAGAGTTTCCAGCTGTAGCCGCCGCCAAAAGAGTCGAAATCGAATTAAAAATAAGTTTGGATTAGCTCAAACTTGAgcataaaaagttaaaaacaagtgaaacaaacaaacaatagcTGCATGCATCAATCATCATCACTCTTTAAAGTTAGATAGTAACTAATTCGTACAACATAAATAATACTAATAAGTCTTGATTATCTATTTACGGTCATTTGCACTAACAGATGCATATCCAAATAACCAGTTCGTATTTACTTAACTCTAGATTTAGTTTGTTTAATAAGTTGTTCAAATAAAACCTAAATGATGGTATGATAGTATTGAATAACGAATGCAATGATCATTTTTAAGCATTTGAAAATACGTTTTATCTCAAATATATTACCATCTAATTTTTCATATAgtagtaaaatattaaaagcTGAGAGgctaatataaaaacaaaaattgttcAAAATCCTTAACCTTTTTCTTTACTaagcaaaaaaacataaaaacaaccAAGGATGGCCTGCAAAAACGTAGAGGCAAACACTCCAATACCATAATAAAAAGCTTGATGCCAAACtgtatcttctttctctcttctcttcaacaCAATTTACACAACACCTGATGGGAGACGAAGAACCAGCTGGCCACCCATTAAACTTGCCAAACACCAAAAGCAATCATTATTAAAAAACAGAGATTACTAGATATAATCAAACAATTACATCAAATAAACAGCATTTACCTCTTGACATAGTAGTAGCAGAAGTCAGCGAGAATAAAAGTTTGTATGACTTCAGAGAGGAGGACCATTATAGGCCAAAGCCCATATCCTAAAGCAGTCAGTAACCTCCCACGAGTGTCCAAAACCTGAAGTACCCAATGTGCACAACTCAAGAACCTGGCTATCCCCAATGCAAATACGTAATGTGCTGTGAATGGCTCCACGATCTGAGACAAAGACATGCGTTACTACCTTAAAACCATACTTATTCCaaaagctttttacaaagtACCTTAGTGTTTTGCATGACTCTAAGCTGAGGAAGAACTGAAACAGATTCAAGGTAAACGCAGAAGGCCCATGAGACTTTGTTGATTATATGGTGATGTGTTGATGGGTGAAACAAGACTGACAGAACAGCACACGGTATAACCTTCAACAATATCATAAAAAATGCAAATTGAGATCAACTAAACCGAGAATTCaagaaagaaacagagaaaacaaaagaacTTACAACGTAGTAAATAGGAAAATTGTCTTTGTCTTCCATGTAAGTGGCTTTGAGCTTGAAACGGATCATGTAGATAACCCAAAGGGTAGTCACCAACGTAGCCGAATCAAGCAACGTGTGAATATCAAACTCCATCACAAAGCTACAGTACAGTCTCACTGCCAGAAACAGAGCCGTTAACTCTTGTGTCTTAAGAGACAATCCTGTCggaaacacacacaaaacaaaagaTTGTTGTCAACCCTAATTTCAAATCCAAAAAAGTTCGAGAATTTTGATTTACCAGCGCAAGTCTTCTCCTTGGTGAGTTTGTAGATGAGAACGGAGATTCCAAGGGCGTGGACAGCCTCGGCggcgacgaagaagttgtcgtGGTCGTGAACAATCATTCTTAAGAGAACGAGAGCAGCCATGGCGGAAACAACACCGAGAAAGGCTTTGACTTTCGGTGGTTGCCGGCGAACCCATGTCGTCACGGCGTGGATTGGCTTCTTCGCCGCCTTCATCTCCGATTACACTCCACCGGGAATCGAAACAGTAATAAAAGTCGAGACTTTTGGGTAACTTTGTACGAACCAAATCTTAACTCACTTTAAGACgattttattacaaaacaaaaaagaagtcGAAAAGCTTTGACACTTTAAGACGGTGACACGTGTTGAAAGTTAGATTCGCGGTGAGCCAACGACTCCGCCTTGTCTCCTTGTAGTAGACTATAGAGAAACTAATGGGTGGGTATTGTTTTGGGCCTGGATATTATATTTGAGTAAACTTACAATAAATTACAAATCCTTACAGCCCAACTAGGCATTGGACTGGCCCACTAGACTAAAGCCCAACAATCCTACTAGTCTCTattaggggtgggcaaaaaaaTCGAACCAAACCGATCGAACCGAACTGACTGAACCGAAACCGAttcgaaccaaaccaaagtccATTTCAAATCATTCAGTTGAAGATTTTCCCAACCCGAACGGTTCAGTTCAGTTCagtttaaaccgaaccgaaccgataaaccgaaatgtttttatagttatttaaattaaaaatattagtaatatcaAGATATTAAAATCCTAAATTAAAAATGTTCCCTGCTGCGTCTCTTTTCTGCGTCTCCTACTCTCCTTCCTGCATATTTTTCCTTTTGGTGGTGTCAATTCTAATAACTTCAAATTCTCTCAAAGACGTGTTCTGTTTTCAATTTTAGTTAGTGAAAAGAACAATATGGAATCATCATGGGTGTAGAGTTATagtaaaaatatagataaatacTCGTATAGTATTTGATGATTTGTTGCAAGTTTTTTTTATGATATCACATGAAAGATGATTCATTCGAggcttttttaattattaatgcTATAAGAGacgacaatattgttttttttttctttttatttagttaattttcGTTTGATTGAAttcttataaagttataaactatatttgtaactttttaaaaggtttttattttggttttatattaaatttaatttacatacttaattttttattatgacCAACGCGATTATTTCATGACAACCATACATTTAAAAGATTTCTTGTACAATAAATAAACTAAGAAAAATCTGatgaaaccgaaccgaactaaaccgaaatacaaaccgaaccgaatataaaccgaaccgaacataACCGAACCAAAATCGATCCAAACCAAATTTACTATGGTTTACTTCAGCTGAAAAAATTCTagaaccaaactaaccaaaccgaaccgaactcgaaccgaactgataaaataaccgaagtgcccacccctagtctCTATAACTATTTATTAGCCTGCGACTGTGACATGCAACTCTAATTATAAAAGCTTctctgtgacaaaaaaaaaacagcttgTTGTTCGTTACTTTATTGTACGTGACTAATCACAAATAGTTAATTCAAGTAGCTGAAAAATTCAACgattgaaatttttaatttctacGACTAGTCATATGATGATACAACAAGTAAACCAACAACATTCGGTTGCAAGTTgtagttttttgtttgttgctAACTGGTTGatatcatttaaaatgaaaagagttGATATAACCCAGGGGATATAACTATGATCCTATACTTTGATTCCCTGCCAAAAAAAGGCTAAATAAAAACAGGGAGTCAAAATAGAACAGCTAGAATGAAACTAGGTGAGAGGAATCACTGAATCCATTTGATGAAGAGGTTCCTGAAGTACGTCCTGTTTGATCTTGCGTGGATGATAATTAACTCGATACTACCAGTTGTAGACTTGTAGTTGCATGTCGTAACTACTAGTAAACGAACAAAGCCCATGGCCATGTTCACTACGATTTTGTGGGAACATGAAAGCTCTTGTGGCGATTTCATTTTCCTATGAAGTGAATGTCAGTGTCAGCGTATTTTGTGTGTGTCATGCTGATTTTGAGAGTGGACAGTTATGGCGGAGATAGCTAGCGTATCAGCAACTTCGTTTGCAATGCATTGCTACTCAGCCTCGGCTCGGCACGTGAACGTCATACTCTTGATCAGTGAACAATTGGCTCTTCACTCATTAAGCCAAGTCAATCGAAACTTAAAATATTGCAGATGGCGTAGCCGCGTAGTCGTCTGACCTTTTATTAGGTCTTCTTTAGGTATTATCTAATAAATTATTgttcggccaaaaaaaaaactaactaatGATTATCCCTTCTATATTTGTATCACCTTAAAAATGATATTGTATGGTTGTAGAAGACCATGTCTTTGCCTCAAATGGCTAACGCGTTATATATCCAAAACAAGCCTTCACATCATCTTTGTACTAATTATTATCTATAAGGGCATCATTATTGCAAGTCCTTGTGCTTAGGTccttaatacatatatatgtatatgtatatattatatatgcgtATATAATTGTGGGTTAAGGATTTTACGGAAACCCAAACCGAAAGTCTCTTAATTAAGAAACTTTCGGCTTGGGTTTCCGTAAAGTCCTTAACCCACAATTATATacgcatatataatatatatatatatatatatatattaaggacCTAAGCACAAGGACTTGCAATAATGATGCCCTAAGAGCATATGCAATGGTGTGCTCCACCAATGAGTCCTTagcattattttatttaatttgtttttttttttttttttttgaatagttaaggattGGAATAAAAAATGTTTGTACAATGGTGTGTCTGAAGATGGAGTccttagccaaaaaaaaaaaaaaattaaattgaaattgaaattttattaattttataactaaaaataaagataCAATGATGAAAGGAAAAGATACACAAATTATTAATCTTCATCACCAAAtttgttccaaatattttcgATTAAATCATTCTTCAATCGTTCATGCATATGCCTATCACGAAGATCATTCCGATTGGGAAACAAATTATTCATATTAGTAGGCCTCTCGGTTTCGACCTCTGAACTTCTGGTGACGTCTCCTTCTTCAAATTCGTCTGCATCGTACCGGATGTAACCATCTCGTTCATTTTCAACTATCATATTGtgtagtatgatacatgctctcataatcttccctATCTTTTCTTTGTCCAAGGTACGAACCGGGTTTCTCACAATCGCAAACCGAgcttgcaatactccaaaagcccgctcCACATCTTTTCGGGCTGCTTCTTGCACTTTAGCAAATAACTCTTGTTTCGGAGATTGAGGGAGTGggatagattggataaatgttgaccatttGGGATATATACCGTCTGTGAGGTAGTATGCCAACTTATACATGTGGCCGTTGACCACATACCTTAACCTGGGAGCTCGACCTTCTAAAATATCATCAAATACAGGAGACCGATCGAGGacattaatatcatttaatgTACCTGGAGGACCAAAAAAGGCGTGCCaaatccaaagatcttgtgaagcTACAGCCTCTAGGACAATAGTCGGTTTTGATGATCCACGTGCGTActgtcctttccaagcggttgggcaatttttccactcccaatgcatacagtcaatGCTCCCGACCATCCCAGGAAACCCTCGTTTCTCTCCAATATCGAGTAGTCGTTGAAGATCCTCCGGTGTGGGTCGTCGTAGATACTCTTCTCCAAATAAGTGTATTATTCCGTCAGTGAAATTATGTAAACAAGAAAGTGCAGTGCTCTCACCAAGTCGGAGATACTCGTCAACCGTGTCGGCCGCAGAACCATAAGCAAGCATACGAATTGCTGCCGTACatttttgtaaagaagaaagaccCAACCTCCCGGTTGCATCTCTTCTTTGCTGAAAGAATGGAAACCACTCTGATAGGCCATGGACAATACGCAAGAATAAATCCTTATTCATGCGAAAACGGCGTCTGAATAAATGTGGGGCGAATGTACAATCTTCGCTGAAGTAGTCATTCCATAAGCGGTCGTGTCCTCCTTCGCGGTTTCGTTCAACATAAGCACGTGTTCTTTGCGGTATGGATTGGGCCTCCACTATGTTGTTGAAAGTATCTTCGAATATTTCATCGAAAACTTCGTCCAATCTCTCTTCGAAttcagaagatgaagatgaagacatTTCTATGTATCctgtttcaaaaataaaaatattgtatacatttttaatatattagtcTGCTTTGACACCCATTGGTCTAGCCTCAGGTTCTCCAACTTCATCTTCTCTATCAACGTCCACAACATGTTTTCGCTTGTCTTTCCCACCGTCTTTAGAAACATGGGTTGAGCACCATTTCTGGTCATTCCTCAGCTCCCTCCACCCATGTTCCAGATTGAACTTGTAACCGTAAGCATCGCTGAAATTGTCGTGGGCAGCTTTCatc belongs to Brassica rapa cultivar Chiifu-401-42 chromosome A07, CAAS_Brap_v3.01, whole genome shotgun sequence and includes:
- the LOC103832023 gene encoding ER lumen protein-retaining receptor erd-2.2, which gives rise to MKAAKKPIHAVTTWVRRQPPKVKAFLGVVSAMAALVLLRMIVHDHDNFFVAAEAVHALGISVLIYKLTKEKTCAGLSLKTQELTALFLAVRLYCSFVMEFDIHTLLDSATLVTTLWVIYMIRFKLKATYMEDKDNFPIYYVVIPCAVLSVLFHPSTHHHIINKVSWAFCVYLESVSVLPQLRVMQNTKIVEPFTAHYVFALGIARFLSCAHWVLQVLDTRGRLLTALGYGLWPIMVLLSEVIQTFILADFCYYYVKSLMGGQLVLRLPSGVV